A single window of Pseudomonas marginalis DNA harbors:
- a CDS encoding succinate dehydrogenase assembly factor 2 yields the protein MVEDVEINRLYWHSRRGMLELDVLLVPFTKEVYATLNKEDRDLYVRLLTCEDQDMFGWFMERAESEDPELQRMVRMILDRVQPK from the coding sequence ATGGTCGAAGATGTAGAAATCAATCGTCTCTACTGGCACAGCCGTCGTGGCATGCTTGAGCTTGATGTGTTGCTGGTGCCTTTTACCAAAGAGGTATATGCGACGCTCAATAAGGAAGATCGCGATCTCTACGTCAGGCTGCTGACTTGCGAAGATCAGGACATGTTCGGCTGGTTCATGGAGCGGGCCGAATCCGAAGATCCTGAACTGCAGCGCATGGTCCGGATGATCCTGGATCGTGTCCAGCCCAAGTAA
- a CDS encoding protein YgfX, with protein MSSPSNRFECRWQASRLLLAAYLLAQLFALGALMVLDSPFAVLGVLACLAHAAWVLPRYVLLTHRSSIRGLRRDEEGWQLFSSERGWHRVQLRPDSLALPLIVVLRYRVPGEWRVRSVCVPTDSQAADVHRRLRVRLKFSRRRWLAPE; from the coding sequence GTGTCCAGCCCAAGTAATCGTTTCGAATGCCGCTGGCAGGCCTCACGGCTGCTGCTGGCGGCGTATCTCCTTGCCCAGCTGTTCGCGCTGGGTGCGCTGATGGTCCTCGACTCTCCCTTTGCTGTCCTCGGCGTGCTGGCGTGCCTGGCCCATGCTGCCTGGGTATTGCCGCGTTATGTCCTGCTGACTCACCGTTCGTCGATTCGTGGCCTGCGACGGGATGAAGAGGGCTGGCAATTATTCAGCAGTGAGCGCGGCTGGCATCGCGTGCAGCTGCGGCCCGACAGCCTGGCGTTGCCGCTGATTGTGGTGTTGCGCTATCGCGTACCGGGGGAATGGCGGGTGCGCTCGGTCTGCGTGCCGACGGATTCGCAGGCCGCCGATGTGCACCGGCGCCTGCGGGTTCGCTTGAAGTTCAGCCGCCGTAGGTGGTTGGCACCAGAATAG
- a CDS encoding YgfZ/GcvT domain-containing protein produces MADSAFFCPLSHEGVLAVRGSDAAKFLQGQLTCNLNYLSDTQASLGARCTQKGRMQSSFRILLQGDGVLLAMATELLEPQLADLKKYAVFSKSKLTDESAAWVRFGVIDGDQALTGLGLELPTETDSVARTEHLIAVRVSPARAELWVPAEQADGVRGQLAAQLTQTDLNHWLLGQIRAGIGQVMPQTRELFIPQMLNLQAVGGVSFKKGCYTGQEIVARMQYLGKLKRRLYRLSLNAAEMPEPGTPLFSPSHNSSIGEVVIAAKADQVIELLAVLQAEAADSGDVHLGTLEGPGLQLLDLPYTLDRDREIQR; encoded by the coding sequence ATGGCTGACTCTGCTTTCTTCTGCCCCCTGTCCCACGAAGGCGTTCTCGCCGTCCGCGGCTCCGACGCTGCCAAGTTCCTGCAGGGACAACTCACCTGCAACCTCAATTACCTGAGCGACACCCAGGCCAGCCTCGGTGCGCGCTGCACACAAAAAGGCCGCATGCAGTCGAGCTTCCGCATCCTGTTGCAGGGCGACGGCGTACTCCTGGCCATGGCCACCGAGCTGCTCGAACCGCAACTGGCGGACCTGAAGAAATATGCAGTGTTCTCCAAGTCCAAGCTCACCGACGAAAGCGCCGCCTGGGTGCGTTTCGGTGTGATCGATGGCGATCAGGCGCTGACCGGCCTTGGCCTTGAGCTGCCCACCGAAACGGACAGCGTTGCCCGTACCGAACACCTGATCGCCGTCCGCGTGTCTCCCGCCCGCGCCGAACTCTGGGTACCTGCCGAGCAAGCCGACGGCGTGCGCGGCCAATTGGCCGCACAGTTGACACAAACCGACTTGAATCACTGGCTACTGGGCCAGATCCGCGCCGGTATCGGCCAGGTCATGCCCCAGACCCGCGAACTGTTCATCCCGCAGATGCTCAACCTGCAGGCCGTGGGCGGCGTCAGCTTCAAGAAAGGCTGCTACACCGGCCAGGAAATCGTCGCGCGCATGCAGTACCTGGGCAAACTCAAGCGTCGCCTGTACCGCTTGAGCCTGAACGCGGCTGAAATGCCCGAGCCAGGCACCCCGTTGTTTTCCCCCAGCCACAACAGCTCGATCGGCGAAGTGGTGATTGCAGCAAAAGCTGACCAGGTGATTGAACTTCTGGCGGTATTGCAAGCCGAAGCTGCCGATAGTGGCGATGTGCACCTAGGCACGCTGGAAGGCCCCGGTTTGCAACTGCTTGACCTGCCTTACACCCTTGACCGCGATCGTGAGATCCAGCGTTAG
- the nadB gene encoding L-aspartate oxidase: MSQQFQHDVLVIGSGAAGLSLALTLPSHLRIAVLSKGDLANGSTFWAQGGVAAVLDDTDTVQSHVEDTLNAGGGLCNEDAVRFTVEHSREAIQWLIDQGVPFTRDEHAGSDDGGFEFHLTREGGHSHRRIIHAADATGAAIFRTLLDQARQRPNIELLEQRVAVDLITEKRLGLPGERCLGAYVLNRASGEVDTYGARFTILASGGAAKVYLYTSNPDGACGDGIAMAWRSGCRVANLEFNQFHPTCLYHPQAKSFLITEALRGEGAHLKLPNGERFMQRFDPRAELAPRDIVARAIDHEMKRLGIDCVYLDISHKPEAFIKTHFPTVYERCLAFNIDITKGPIPVVPAAHYTCGGVMVDQYGRTDVPGLYAIGETSFTGLHGANRMASNSLLECFVYARSAAADILEQLPRIPVPAALPRWDASQVTDSDEDVIIAHNWDELRRFMWDYVGIVRTNKRLQRAQHRVRLLLDEIDEFYSNYKVSRDLIELRNLAQVAELMIRSAMERKESRGLHYTLDYPQMLPEARDTILVPTTYGG, from the coding sequence ATGAGCCAACAGTTTCAACACGATGTCCTGGTGATCGGTAGCGGCGCGGCCGGCTTGAGCCTTGCGCTGACCCTTCCCAGCCACCTGCGCATTGCCGTCCTGAGCAAAGGCGACCTGGCCAACGGTTCGACATTCTGGGCCCAGGGCGGTGTCGCCGCGGTGCTGGACGACACCGATACGGTGCAATCCCACGTTGAAGACACCCTCAACGCCGGCGGTGGCCTGTGCAACGAAGACGCGGTGCGCTTCACCGTCGAGCATAGCCGCGAGGCAATCCAATGGCTGATCGACCAGGGCGTGCCCTTCACCCGCGACGAACACGCAGGCAGCGATGACGGCGGCTTCGAGTTCCATCTGACCCGCGAAGGCGGCCACAGCCATCGGCGTATCATCCACGCCGCCGATGCCACCGGTGCCGCGATCTTCAGGACCTTGCTCGACCAGGCCCGCCAACGCCCCAACATCGAACTGCTGGAACAACGCGTCGCTGTCGACCTGATCACCGAAAAGCGCCTGGGCCTGCCGGGCGAACGCTGCCTCGGCGCCTATGTGCTCAACCGCGCCAGCGGCGAGGTGGATACTTATGGTGCGCGCTTCACCATCCTCGCCTCAGGCGGCGCCGCCAAGGTCTACCTCTATACCAGCAACCCCGACGGCGCCTGCGGCGACGGCATTGCCATGGCATGGCGCTCGGGCTGCCGGGTGGCCAACCTGGAATTCAACCAGTTCCACCCCACCTGCCTGTATCACCCACAGGCCAAGAGCTTCCTGATCACCGAAGCCCTGCGCGGCGAAGGTGCACACCTCAAGCTGCCGAACGGTGAGCGCTTCATGCAGCGTTTCGACCCGCGCGCCGAGCTGGCTCCACGGGATATTGTCGCCCGCGCCATCGACCATGAAATGAAGCGCCTGGGCATCGACTGCGTCTACCTGGACATCAGCCACAAGCCCGAAGCGTTCATCAAGACCCACTTCCCGACCGTCTACGAGCGCTGCCTGGCGTTCAACATCGACATCACCAAAGGCCCGATCCCGGTGGTGCCGGCGGCGCACTACACCTGCGGCGGTGTGATGGTCGACCAATATGGGCGTACCGATGTACCCGGCCTGTACGCGATTGGCGAAACCAGCTTCACCGGCCTGCACGGCGCCAACCGCATGGCCAGCAACTCACTGCTCGAATGCTTCGTCTACGCCCGCTCGGCCGCAGCCGACATTCTCGAACAACTGCCGCGCATCCCGGTGCCGGCCGCCCTGCCCCGCTGGGATGCCAGCCAGGTTACCGATTCGGACGAAGACGTGATCATCGCCCACAACTGGGACGAGCTGCGGCGCTTCATGTGGGATTACGTGGGGATCGTGCGCACCAACAAGCGCCTGCAACGGGCGCAACACCGGGTGCGACTGCTGCTGGATGAGATTGATGAGTTCTACAGCAACTATAAGGTCAGCCGTGACCTGATCGAACTGCGCAACCTTGCCCAAGTCGCGGAGTTGATGATCCGTTCAGCCATGGAACGCAAGGAAAGCCGGGGCCTGCACTACACCCTCGACTACCCGCAGATGTTGCCCGAGGCCCGCGACACTATTCTGGTGCCAACCACCTACGGCGGCTGA